The Sulfolobus acidocaldarius DSM 639 genome has a window encoding:
- a CDS encoding pyroglutamyl-peptidase I, with translation MTVLLFGFEPFSEYSENPSEIIVRNLNGNVIEGHKIIGVILPVVYDKLEEMVTQSIRRYQPNLILGIGLAPGRTKITPEKIAINYKYSRIPDNMGVTYKGQRIDMNEPDGIFSNLPVEELVEYLKSKNIPSEISLSAGSYICNMTMFLVLREAKGIGARGGFIHIPCHEKCAIESKRDMAFMSLDKMQEAINLAIQFYLKN, from the coding sequence ATGACAGTTTTGTTATTTGGGTTCGAACCATTTTCTGAATATAGTGAAAATCCATCTGAAATAATTGTAAGAAATTTGAACGGTAATGTAATTGAGGGGCATAAGATAATAGGAGTAATACTACCTGTTGTATACGATAAGCTTGAAGAAATGGTGACCCAGAGTATAAGACGTTACCAGCCAAACCTAATTTTAGGTATAGGATTGGCACCTGGAAGAACTAAGATCACTCCTGAGAAAATTGCTATAAATTATAAGTACTCCAGGATACCTGATAACATGGGAGTCACATATAAGGGACAAAGAATTGACATGAATGAGCCTGACGGGATATTTTCTAATTTGCCTGTAGAAGAATTAGTTGAATACCTGAAATCTAAGAACATTCCCTCAGAGATAAGCCTCAGTGCTGGATCGTATATCTGTAATATGACTATGTTCCTCGTACTCAGGGAGGCTAAAGGAATTGGCGCTAGGGGAGGGTTTATACATATACCGTGCCATGAGAAGTGTGCAATAGAGTCCAAAAGAGATATGGCGTTTATGAGCTTAGATAAAATGCAAGAGGCTATTAATCTAGCCATACAGTTCTACTTAAAAAATTGA
- a CDS encoding metal-dependent hydrolase family protein → MKLTLIGKIFDGERVIPKGTVVVEDDKIVDVIEGEENSRASSKTIYADLIMPGLIDAHLHFFGVEEDNVLSWNIVNEIDVAIRSTRDMETLLRSGFTTVRDLGSKVAVRLDRLQRRGEIIGPRVIASGYSLAITGGNDDPKELPLDFAQSISYSFYCDSPYECRKAVRKAIRQGATVIKVYSSGAFSQGGRILPGFALDELKAIVEESHRAGLLVASHAYGKEALMNSIMAGVDTIEHGLGLDEETAQMIKERGICYIPTLATYQIPFESVNPEAKMYREEMIRRHFNEDMKIAVEHGLKIATGTDYVGSKKRPHGQNYIEAVLLSRYMSNIDALRASTSVASECLGLRNVGYIRAGFKADLIAVRGDPLASLEELSPSHIMYVVKDGKIYRGYGNYSEE, encoded by the coding sequence ATGAAATTAACCTTAATTGGTAAAATATTTGATGGAGAGAGAGTTATCCCTAAGGGGACTGTAGTAGTAGAGGATGACAAGATAGTGGATGTAATTGAAGGTGAGGAGAACAGTAGGGCAAGCTCAAAAACAATCTACGCTGACTTGATAATGCCGGGGCTAATCGATGCTCATCTACACTTCTTTGGAGTGGAAGAGGATAATGTACTCTCCTGGAATATAGTAAATGAGATAGATGTAGCAATAAGGAGCACTAGAGACATGGAAACGCTTTTGAGATCAGGTTTTACTACTGTGAGGGATCTGGGAAGCAAGGTAGCGGTAAGACTTGACAGATTGCAAAGGAGAGGAGAGATAATAGGACCAAGGGTTATTGCTTCAGGATACTCATTGGCAATAACAGGCGGTAATGATGACCCTAAGGAACTTCCCCTGGACTTCGCACAGTCAATCTCGTACTCCTTTTACTGTGATTCACCGTACGAATGTAGGAAAGCAGTTAGAAAGGCAATAAGACAGGGGGCAACTGTGATAAAAGTCTACTCTTCAGGTGCATTCTCTCAGGGAGGCAGAATATTACCTGGTTTTGCTTTAGATGAATTAAAGGCTATAGTGGAGGAGTCCCATAGGGCTGGTCTATTAGTAGCTTCTCATGCATATGGAAAGGAGGCGTTAATGAACTCAATTATGGCTGGAGTAGATACAATAGAACACGGTTTAGGTTTAGATGAGGAGACTGCTCAGATGATTAAGGAAAGAGGCATATGTTATATACCGACATTAGCTACTTATCAGATACCCTTTGAATCAGTAAATCCAGAGGCTAAGATGTATAGAGAGGAAATGATAAGGAGACACTTTAATGAGGACATGAAGATAGCTGTTGAACACGGGTTAAAGATAGCCACAGGTACTGATTATGTTGGCTCCAAGAAGAGACCCCATGGTCAGAACTACATAGAGGCTGTGCTACTCTCTAGGTACATGAGCAATATAGATGCACTTAGAGCTTCGACAAGTGTAGCCAGTGAATGTTTAGGGTTAAGGAATGTGGGGTATATAAGAGCTGGTTTCAAGGCAGATCTAATTGCGGTAAGGGGAGACCCATTAGCCAGTTTAGAGGAATTATCCCCATCTCATATAATGTATGTGGTCAAGGACGGTAAAATATATAGAGGCTATGGAAACTACAGTGAGGAATAA
- a CDS encoding MFS transporter, whose protein sequence is MSEKAEIKAGEIIARMDRIPIWGLSYIFIGILGIGFLFTFYDIFDINVSFIQTAVTIFHVSSPSSPQIPLLLGPAVLLNLIGYVIGSLVLSPVSDIIGRRRMLMITMIITGLGSLYNTFVNDYLNFVMARTITGIGVGADLAIVNTYIGEVAPTNGRAKYTSLVFLFSTLGATLGIWLGLLLTTPPAPFPLGLPFALGLSGFFAVNGWRVMYGIGALLALVGLLLRFSLPESPRWLISRNRISEAEKIVNMMEDKATKKLKQLPSLPKVITPYLSEMLSYADTLKTIFSNSQYVKRFVILFTMWLFGYMTVYTLAAGLTSVLASLGYPPPEAGIIAAMGSIGFILVPLTTFAVGDRLERKVWTAISVIFTFLGGLLIALAGTNVVVSFIGSIILFYGFNLWVPISYAWTAESFPTRARSTGFALCDGIGHVGGGIGLIIIASFISSLLSSGVTTGLAVEVFVIIGVFQLISTLIAISSGHKTANKRLDEISP, encoded by the coding sequence ATGTCTGAGAAAGCGGAAATAAAAGCAGGAGAGATTATTGCCAGAATGGATAGGATTCCAATATGGGGTCTATCTTACATATTCATAGGAATACTGGGAATAGGCTTCCTCTTCACCTTTTATGACATTTTTGACATAAACGTATCATTCATACAAACAGCCGTGACCATATTTCATGTCTCAAGTCCGTCATCGCCACAGATCCCTCTTCTTCTGGGACCAGCAGTTTTATTGAATTTGATAGGTTATGTAATAGGTTCATTAGTATTATCACCTGTTTCGGATATCATAGGCAGAAGGAGAATGTTGATGATAACAATGATTATCACAGGTTTAGGTAGTCTTTATAACACATTTGTGAATGATTACCTTAACTTCGTAATGGCTAGAACCATAACAGGCATCGGTGTCGGCGCAGATCTAGCAATAGTCAATACATACATAGGAGAAGTTGCGCCCACTAACGGTAGAGCGAAATACACAAGTCTAGTGTTTTTGTTCTCAACCCTAGGTGCCACGTTGGGTATATGGTTAGGATTATTATTGACGACCCCTCCTGCTCCGTTTCCATTAGGTCTTCCATTCGCATTAGGCTTATCTGGCTTCTTTGCCGTAAATGGTTGGAGAGTAATGTATGGTATTGGTGCGCTACTCGCTTTGGTAGGACTATTATTAAGGTTCAGTTTACCTGAATCACCTAGGTGGCTGATTTCCCGTAATAGGATAAGTGAGGCAGAGAAGATTGTAAACATGATGGAGGATAAAGCTACGAAGAAACTCAAACAATTACCTTCCCTTCCGAAGGTTATAACTCCCTATTTATCTGAAATGCTCTCATATGCTGATACTTTAAAAACAATCTTCTCAAACTCCCAGTACGTAAAACGTTTTGTAATCCTATTTACAATGTGGTTGTTTGGTTACATGACAGTCTACACACTAGCAGCTGGGCTTACATCTGTTTTAGCCTCTCTTGGTTACCCACCACCAGAAGCAGGTATAATAGCTGCAATGGGGAGTATTGGGTTTATACTAGTCCCCTTGACTACTTTCGCTGTTGGAGATAGACTGGAGAGGAAAGTATGGACTGCGATCTCTGTAATCTTCACCTTCTTAGGAGGGCTTTTAATAGCACTAGCAGGCACAAATGTGGTCGTATCGTTTATAGGGTCAATAATACTATTCTATGGATTTAATCTGTGGGTACCAATATCATATGCGTGGACTGCCGAGAGTTTTCCAACAAGGGCTAGGAGTACAGGGTTTGCGTTATGCGATGGGATAGGACATGTGGGAGGAGGGATAGGGTTGATAATAATAGCCTCTTTCATAAGCTCTCTCCTGTCCTCTGGAGTGACAACTGGTTTAGCTGTTGAAGTGTTTGTGATAATAGGAGTATTTCAACTCATATCAACATTAATTGCTATATCGTCTGGACATAAGACGGCAAATAAAAGACTAGACGAGATATCTCCTTAG
- a CDS encoding ABC transporter permease subunit — protein sequence MNPIWYDFKRTFIRLSVVILLIVSVLIAVGLGYLVKSSLSSTNNLGNINVVATTSGDKIIGYVFDNSGKPISGASVVVFSEAEVAQANNGLGFRPVNETSQTTTNSSGMFITSVVPNGTITCNVTYGGKTVTLISFLISSVTTTDYALSSGTVTYSSYSSYSGETRSRGGLVVGTSETMYSTPSSIVASYAVTGNKELIVASNVYGSNLKLYVGFMNSMPSNVTLNISSLPNYVKLTYVGTVNSYINTYDIGNLNANGSYIVVEILNSSSTNTGNTGSSSGSFGFSRFYPYGYVTDYVITTTYAQLLPFSFIFPIMMLYLSYAIFAKPRDSGALKFLLARPVTRRDVFINRYISGVLTALIIAIVFSLVSLVTIELIIGARIPLIPILPISLSLFVGLVAFFSLTYLFPTFIKSSGGYLGISIFLFLLFTIGYSIIGAILGLYTNLGIVKAQYVLGYFNPLGIFQFGEYYVDKLIGAGLVSDASGVVILPLVVLSSVLWIAVPLILGYMRFRKVEI from the coding sequence ATGAATCCAATCTGGTATGATTTTAAGAGGACTTTTATTAGACTCTCAGTAGTTATCCTCCTTATCGTATCTGTTCTAATAGCTGTAGGACTGGGTTACTTGGTAAAATCATCCTTATCCTCTACAAATAACTTAGGGAATATCAATGTTGTTGCGACTACCTCAGGAGATAAAATAATTGGCTATGTATTTGATAATTCTGGTAAACCAATATCTGGAGCAAGTGTTGTCGTCTTCTCAGAAGCTGAGGTAGCTCAAGCTAACAACGGTCTCGGATTTAGACCAGTTAATGAAACTTCCCAAACTACCACCAATTCCTCAGGTATGTTTATTACCTCAGTAGTTCCTAATGGGACAATAACATGTAATGTAACTTATGGAGGTAAAACTGTAACCTTGATATCATTTTTAATATCCTCAGTAACTACTACAGACTATGCGCTGTCCAGTGGTACAGTGACCTATTCTAGTTATTCTAGCTATTCTGGTGAGACCAGAAGTCGAGGCGGTCTAGTAGTTGGAACCAGCGAGACAATGTATTCGACTCCTTCATCAATAGTGGCTAGTTATGCTGTTACAGGAAATAAGGAGTTGATTGTAGCATCTAATGTCTATGGTTCAAACTTAAAATTATACGTAGGATTTATGAACTCCATGCCATCAAATGTGACGCTTAATATTTCCTCATTGCCTAATTATGTTAAACTGACGTATGTGGGTACGGTGAATAGCTACATTAATACTTATGATATAGGGAACCTAAATGCAAATGGCAGTTACATAGTTGTAGAGATACTGAATAGTAGTAGTACTAATACAGGTAACACTGGGTCTTCCTCTGGTTCTTTTGGTTTCTCTAGATTCTATCCTTACGGTTATGTTACTGACTATGTTATTACGACTACATACGCACAACTTTTGCCGTTTTCCTTCATATTTCCTATAATGATGTTATACCTGTCATATGCCATATTCGCAAAACCCAGAGATTCAGGTGCATTAAAGTTCCTTTTAGCCAGACCTGTTACTAGACGTGATGTATTCATTAACAGGTATATTTCTGGGGTTTTAACCGCACTAATTATTGCTATAGTGTTCTCGTTGGTATCATTAGTTACTATTGAACTCATTATTGGAGCTAGAATTCCTTTAATTCCAATACTCCCTATCTCCCTGTCACTATTTGTGGGTCTTGTAGCTTTCTTCTCTTTGACGTACCTATTTCCAACATTTATTAAATCTTCCGGAGGTTATTTAGGCATATCGATATTCCTATTTTTGTTATTTACGATAGGGTATTCTATAATTGGTGCAATTTTGGGATTATACACTAACCTAGGTATAGTTAAAGCCCAGTATGTGTTAGGCTACTTTAATCCACTAGGCATATTCCAATTTGGGGAGTATTATGTAGACAAACTTATAGGTGCAGGCTTAGTTTCAGACGCCTCAGGTGTAGTTATACTGCCCCTAGTAGTCCTCTCTAGCGTATTGTGGATAGCTGTACCTTTAATTTTAGGATACATGAGGTTTAGAAAGGTGGAAATATAA
- a CDS encoding B12-binding domain-containing radical SAM protein, whose protein sequence is MKALLVRPTNPTGSGYNKSFGFMPTPLGLLQLAGDLRAVGNWDIKVVDMEADSLSVSDVISLAKSYDPEIVGITLHATASHNISTQLAKGIKQELNDSLIIAGGHHATFVPSQMLAEGFDIVVLGEGDLTMMEIGKNIQEGYRDLSKVNGIMHKKDGKTVRNPPAPLIDDLDKLPLPAFDLVRKELYRIDIFNEDQYVACMETARGCPYACDFCSVTPTWGNKWRNKSNSRILKEIEEIKKLGYNWIFFVDDIFIVWPNRSQREKLFREMIDRKLTINFITQIRADVTARNPQLIKLASDAGLRVAFLGIESGSQETLKKMHKGLAIPDSVKAVKVLHENGVIVFLGMMLGAPYESLKDMIATIKFSRKLADVGADGVQFSIYTPLPGTRIFVNSLEHNSIFTLNWDFYDLLTPVARTKVNPAIIKLLSVYANHTFYLYKYFKSKLRISKLKIPDRKLELLRRAEKYIWRKLPFYLRGTFIDLPKSMIGVLRLSMRKTNQVSKDILDLMISESSKIIYLEQGDKNRYFKIKTE, encoded by the coding sequence ATGAAAGCCCTATTGGTGAGACCAACAAATCCTACGGGCAGTGGTTATAATAAGTCATTTGGTTTTATGCCGACACCACTAGGTCTACTTCAATTGGCGGGTGACCTTAGAGCTGTAGGAAATTGGGACATAAAGGTTGTAGATATGGAAGCAGACTCCCTCTCAGTTAGTGACGTAATAAGCTTAGCTAAGTCTTATGATCCTGAAATAGTAGGAATCACATTACATGCCACAGCGTCACATAATATCTCAACCCAGTTGGCAAAAGGGATAAAGCAGGAACTCAATGACTCATTGATAATTGCCGGCGGTCATCATGCAACATTTGTACCTTCTCAGATGTTGGCAGAGGGGTTCGACATAGTTGTTCTAGGGGAAGGAGATTTAACTATGATGGAGATAGGGAAAAATATACAGGAAGGATACAGAGATCTTTCTAAAGTTAATGGTATTATGCACAAAAAGGACGGAAAGACTGTAAGAAATCCTCCAGCACCTTTGATAGACGATTTAGACAAGCTTCCCTTACCTGCATTCGACTTAGTGAGAAAAGAACTCTATAGGATAGACATATTCAATGAGGATCAATATGTGGCATGTATGGAGACAGCTAGAGGGTGCCCTTATGCATGTGATTTCTGTTCCGTTACGCCCACTTGGGGCAATAAGTGGAGGAATAAGTCTAACTCTAGAATATTAAAGGAGATTGAGGAGATAAAGAAACTTGGTTATAACTGGATCTTCTTTGTTGATGATATCTTTATAGTATGGCCCAACAGGTCTCAGAGGGAGAAGCTATTCAGAGAGATGATAGACAGAAAATTAACTATAAATTTTATAACACAGATTAGGGCTGATGTTACTGCTAGGAATCCTCAGTTAATAAAGCTAGCATCAGATGCAGGTTTAAGAGTAGCTTTTTTAGGTATAGAAAGTGGTAGCCAAGAGACGCTAAAGAAGATGCACAAGGGACTTGCAATACCCGACTCTGTGAAGGCTGTAAAAGTGCTCCATGAGAACGGCGTAATAGTGTTTCTAGGTATGATGTTAGGTGCACCGTACGAATCATTAAAGGACATGATAGCTACCATAAAATTCTCGAGGAAACTAGCTGATGTTGGTGCCGATGGCGTCCAATTCTCGATATATACTCCTTTACCAGGGACTAGAATATTTGTAAATTCACTGGAACATAATTCAATATTTACTCTAAACTGGGACTTTTATGATCTATTAACACCTGTTGCGCGTACCAAAGTCAACCCTGCAATTATCAAGTTGTTATCGGTTTATGCTAACCATACATTTTATCTTTACAAGTATTTCAAGAGTAAACTGAGAATTTCTAAACTAAAGATCCCTGACAGGAAACTAGAACTACTTAGAAGGGCTGAGAAATACATATGGAGGAAATTACCATTCTACTTAAGGGGCACATTTATTGATCTACCTAAATCCATGATCGGAGTTCTGCGGTTATCCATGAGGAAGACAAATCAAGTATCAAAAGACATTCTAGACCTGATGATCTCAGAATCGAGTAAAATAATATATCTTGAGCAAGGTGATAAGAACAGGTACTTCAAGATAAAGACAGAATAA
- a CDS encoding winged helix-turn-helix domain-containing protein — MNNKERKQIKKILKFLFFSSRGGKTRLEIVKLLEFNSLNANQIAEKLNLNYKTVIHHLEVLMENRIVVKEGDGYGAKFRLSREFVIFKEVLVELERETK, encoded by the coding sequence ATGAATAATAAGGAGAGAAAGCAGATAAAGAAAATATTGAAATTCCTATTCTTCTCATCAAGGGGAGGTAAAACTAGACTAGAAATAGTAAAACTCCTAGAGTTTAATTCGTTGAACGCAAATCAGATAGCTGAAAAGTTGAACCTAAACTACAAAACAGTAATTCATCATTTAGAGGTGTTAATGGAAAATAGAATAGTAGTAAAAGAAGGAGACGGATATGGGGCAAAGTTTAGGTTAAGTAGAGAGTTCGTAATTTTTAAAGAAGTTCTCGTGGAACTCGAAAGAGAAACTAAGTGA
- a CDS encoding MFS transporter, translating into MDKDRIDIYLLMGSRVSRSLAAGFMSVIIGIYYLYIGLNIIQVGILFAIGAFINPLFSLLFSVNADKYGRKPFLLLSTSFLPISLVILLFTRYFPLLALSAALGGFGIAGGLIGGGIGAIVAPIQTAILAEKTKKEELTKIYSLFTTISTYSGAAGAVLAGINDYRILFLLGILLSALSFIFVIPVSEKKSSDLKEKPVEINTNSKNSRNGDNNRNRDIIKKFTYTGLFNGLSQGLIVPFIPIVFEKFYNLPQAEIGYIVSLSGIVSASLILLTPKLNERLGFVRLIIYTRLVSTILTLVFPFLRYDLLAALDYTIFTSFRAISLPAQQALMMSLVSSNRRATTSGTNQTARLLSLASSTLLSGFLLSLSVIFPFTLAFFTNSFNLWLYYKFFWNVPEAREKKRIDRLNVE; encoded by the coding sequence ATGGATAAGGATAGGATCGACATTTATCTACTTATGGGTTCCAGAGTTTCGAGAAGTCTTGCAGCTGGTTTCATGTCGGTCATAATAGGTATATATTACCTATACATAGGGCTAAACATTATCCAAGTAGGTATCCTGTTCGCAATAGGAGCATTTATCAATCCTCTATTCTCCCTCCTTTTCTCCGTAAACGCTGACAAATACGGAAGGAAACCGTTCCTACTACTTAGTACATCCTTCTTACCAATAAGTCTGGTAATACTTCTTTTCACGAGGTACTTTCCGCTTTTAGCATTATCTGCAGCACTGGGAGGGTTTGGAATAGCAGGTGGTTTAATAGGGGGAGGTATAGGGGCAATAGTCGCACCAATTCAAACTGCTATATTAGCGGAAAAAACTAAGAAAGAAGAGCTCACCAAGATATATTCCTTATTTACAACCATCTCCACATATAGTGGTGCCGCAGGAGCAGTATTAGCAGGTATTAATGATTACAGGATACTGTTTCTTCTGGGAATCCTACTATCCGCATTATCCTTTATATTTGTGATACCCGTTTCCGAGAAAAAATCAAGTGACTTGAAGGAAAAGCCTGTCGAGATAAATACAAATAGTAAAAATAGTAGAAATGGCGATAATAATAGAAATAGAGATATCATAAAGAAGTTTACATATACAGGACTTTTTAACGGACTATCCCAAGGATTAATAGTCCCATTTATACCTATAGTATTTGAGAAGTTCTATAATCTTCCTCAGGCTGAAATTGGCTACATTGTATCCCTTAGTGGGATAGTCTCAGCATCTTTAATTTTACTTACGCCAAAACTAAATGAAAGATTAGGTTTTGTTAGGCTAATAATCTACACAAGACTCGTATCAACGATTTTAACTTTAGTTTTTCCTTTTCTTAGATATGATTTATTAGCTGCATTAGATTACACTATATTCACGTCTTTTAGAGCTATTTCGTTACCTGCACAACAGGCATTAATGATGAGTCTAGTTTCGAGCAATAGGAGAGCTACAACCAGTGGAACAAATCAAACCGCAAGGTTACTATCATTAGCTTCATCAACCTTACTGTCAGGGTTTCTGCTAAGTCTTTCTGTCATATTTCCTTTTACTCTAGCATTCTTTACTAACTCATTTAACCTCTGGTTATACTACAAGTTCTTTTGGAATGTACCGGAGGCTAGAGAGAAGAAGAGAATTGATAGATTGAACGTAGAATAG
- a CDS encoding type II toxin-antitoxin system VapC family toxin, with protein MAVVDASVVIKWYTKEEYSDDANRLKRAYSEGLVDLKAPCILPFEVINGLKYTYNLGEEELVIISKILDDFQITYYSFFDTEEIITFSMKYGITIYDSAYITLGKTLGEEVYTADEKLLRKVRSLQWAKHIKDFKI; from the coding sequence TTGGCAGTTGTAGACGCTTCCGTTGTCATAAAATGGTATACTAAAGAGGAGTATAGCGATGACGCAAACAGGCTTAAGAGAGCATACTCTGAAGGTCTAGTAGACCTTAAAGCGCCTTGTATTTTACCCTTTGAAGTAATTAACGGGCTGAAATATACGTATAATTTAGGAGAAGAAGAACTGGTCATAATTTCAAAGATTTTAGATGATTTTCAAATAACCTATTACAGCTTTTTCGATACAGAGGAAATTATAACCTTCTCCATGAAGTACGGTATAACAATTTATGACTCTGCCTATATAACCCTAGGAAAAACTCTTGGTGAAGAGGTTTATACTGCGGATGAGAAGCTGTTGAGGAAGGTTAGAAGTTTGCAATGGGCTAAACACATAAAAGATTTCAAAATCTGA
- a CDS encoding SDR family oxidoreductase has translation MGKVAIVTGGAKGIGASISYTLGKRGYSVVIADVDEEAGLYRLEQFHKENIDSLFVRTDVSSETDVKNLMDEVYKRYGRIDVLINNAGIGFSGRSIEEQTLEEWRKIIDTNLTGTWLCSKYVINYMKRNKERGGVIINIASTRALQSEPNTEPYSASKGGIVALTHSLAVSLSKYNIRVIAVSPGWIDTSRWQYPPKESRLTNLDHKQHLTRRVGIPEDISSIVLFLVSDEASWISGVNFVIDGGMTVRMIYLDENVIRDSLSILLDDEELSGLLIKLVEKAKSDKDSVKRLLNSLVRDRGDIY, from the coding sequence ATGGGAAAAGTTGCCATTGTAACTGGTGGAGCAAAAGGTATAGGAGCGTCTATAAGTTATACATTAGGCAAGAGAGGTTATTCCGTAGTCATAGCTGATGTTGATGAGGAAGCTGGTCTTTACAGGCTTGAGCAATTTCACAAGGAGAATATAGATTCACTCTTTGTTAGGACTGACGTATCATCGGAAACTGATGTGAAAAATCTGATGGATGAGGTTTACAAAAGATACGGTAGGATAGATGTGTTAATTAACAATGCAGGGATCGGGTTCAGCGGAAGAAGTATAGAGGAGCAGACACTTGAGGAATGGAGAAAAATAATTGACACTAACCTAACAGGCACTTGGTTATGTTCGAAGTATGTTATAAATTACATGAAGAGGAACAAAGAAAGGGGAGGGGTAATTATAAATATAGCGTCAACCAGAGCGTTACAATCTGAACCAAATACCGAGCCTTACTCCGCATCTAAGGGCGGAATTGTAGCCTTAACTCACTCTCTAGCGGTAAGTCTAAGTAAGTATAATATAAGGGTTATAGCCGTCAGTCCTGGATGGATAGACACTAGTAGGTGGCAATATCCTCCAAAGGAAAGCAGGTTAACTAACCTAGACCACAAACAACATCTCACTAGAAGAGTTGGGATACCTGAGGACATATCTTCTATAGTCTTATTTTTAGTTTCGGATGAGGCTTCATGGATATCTGGTGTAAATTTTGTAATAGATGGCGGAATGACTGTCAGAATGATTTACTTGGACGAGAACGTGATTAGGGATTCATTATCGATTTTACTTGATGATGAAGAGTTATCAGGTTTATTAATCAAGCTTGTGGAGAAGGCTAAATCAGATAAGGACTCTGTAAAGAGATTGTTAAACAGTCTTGTACGAGATAGGGGTGACATTTACTAA
- a CDS encoding winged helix-turn-helix domain-containing protein: protein MSEMPKHRSKIEIMYTILKVLRESETEVKKTHLMYLVGLNYDVFSKYISRIEKLGLVRVNKEGYSLTDSGKRELEMIENYLTIERKLKG, encoded by the coding sequence ATGAGTGAAATGCCCAAGCATAGGAGCAAAATCGAGATAATGTATACAATACTTAAAGTACTCAGGGAAAGTGAAACTGAAGTGAAGAAGACTCATTTGATGTATTTAGTGGGATTAAACTATGATGTGTTCTCCAAATACATATCCCGTATCGAGAAACTGGGTTTAGTTAGGGTAAACAAGGAAGGATACTCACTTACAGATAGTGGTAAAAGAGAGCTTGAGATGATAGAGAACTATTTAACAATAGAACGTAAACTTAAGGGATAA